Proteins found in one Borreliella valaisiana VS116 genomic segment:
- the secF gene encoding protein translocase subunit SecF, which produces MQRVINFSKYGSNVLIVSVILTLIGLIYTFFYHGGYNWGIDFSSRVNINLSIEKSDIKENEIKRIFSPIYKTLDVKSIFSPDENKSEFSIMVKSDIIDYAFKTEVQKTIMDELKKAFNANIEVLDSYFIDSSFSSTLRIKSIFLVLGTFTLILIYIALRFKLSYAIASILSIFHDIFFIVAFLGVFRIEINSYIIVAILTIIGYSLNDTIIIFDRIRDNVKRLTDNAFLNILNISISQTLSRTVLTSVTTFVAVFSIYVFTEGSIKDFSLVFMVGVIVGTYSSVFIASPILLKLYKKIK; this is translated from the coding sequence ATGCAAAGAGTAATTAATTTTTCAAAATATGGAAGCAATGTTTTAATTGTTAGTGTTATTTTGACTTTGATTGGACTTATTTATACTTTTTTTTATCATGGTGGATACAATTGGGGAATAGATTTTTCTTCTAGAGTTAATATTAATCTTTCAATAGAAAAATCAGATATTAAAGAAAATGAAATTAAAAGAATATTTTCTCCAATTTATAAAACTTTAGATGTTAAGAGTATTTTTTCACCGGATGAGAATAAAAGTGAATTCTCTATTATGGTAAAGTCAGATATCATTGATTATGCTTTTAAAACAGAAGTTCAAAAAACAATAATGGATGAACTTAAAAAGGCATTTAATGCTAATATTGAAGTTTTGGATTCTTATTTTATTGATTCAAGCTTTTCTTCTACTTTGAGAATTAAGTCAATATTTTTGGTATTAGGGACATTTACTCTGATTTTGATTTATATAGCTTTAAGATTTAAACTAAGTTATGCTATTGCTTCCATACTTTCAATATTTCATGATATATTTTTTATAGTTGCTTTTTTAGGGGTATTTAGAATAGAAATTAATAGTTATATTATTGTGGCAATATTAACCATTATTGGATATTCTTTAAACGACACAATAATTATTTTTGATAGGATTAGAGATAATGTTAAGCGATTAACCGATAACGCATTTTTAAATATATTAAATATAAGCATTAGTCAAACTTTATCAAGAACTGTTTTGACGTCAGTTACGACATTTGTTGCAGTATTTTCCATTTATGTGTTTACCGAAGGATCTATAAAAGATTTTTCTTTGGTATTTATGGTAGGTGTAATTGTTGGAACTTATTCTTCTGTGTTCATAGCTTCTCCAATACTTTTAAAACTGTATAAAAAAATAAAGTAG